Genomic segment of Aphis gossypii isolate Hap1 unplaced genomic scaffold, ASM2018417v2 Contig00447, whole genome shotgun sequence:
CCACGGGAGTTCCTGGATGATATATAAGGGGGCTCAGATTAAGCACAtttcagacgtgatccaccagagttagagcGAGCACCTTCACTTCACCAAGatcaataattttgtcattttgacttagaatatttttcaataaaaacacttagaaaatatttcacagtcttcattttttacaattaatcaaTTCTACACTACATCATTCAATTGcttgtacgtggcacgttacaaaCCTTTGACTggataaatagtttattaatagctttatttttataatcataagattttaagattttttcagtatggaaacatattaaaatggcATCATCACTAGGGTAGCTCAATCCACCTTTATTATCatctttttgttttaatgtaatcAACGAATTCATGAAATCTTCTTCATTTACAGCACATAAAGCTGTTAAACATGGTTCACATCTAAGAACAGAAGTTAATTTGTGCACAACATATCCAgcaatatgaattattacttCTTTTGAGAAATgactatgaatataattattttggcaAGTAATATAATCGTGGTCtggtacaaaattattatgaataattgaattttcttCGGAatctactatattatgataattattatttgaactattGTAAATAACTTTAACTGGATCAGAACTTGAATAATGCAAAATGTCTATATGATTAAGTGGAATACAATTaccagtattaaaattttcaatattattttgtctaatgaccaattttttataagctgACCGAAACTGTCTAGCAGTTGGGTTGTTATTATGTCCTCCCATGGCTCTTACACTTCCAAAAAATAGCTATAAGTGGTCCTGACTCAACCTATATATGggaatatgatttaaataaccaGGTTCAACTAATCTAGAGTATAATTTTAGCAATGAATTCAAACATGAAACAAATCCAATGAAACCTGTCTTTCGTTTAGATACCAACACTggaataaatttcatattttcttttatttttaaaccttgGACATACTTTGTGAATCTAGAAGTAAAATCAGAAATTTCTTTACAATTATCATTACATAAAGCTCTTTTATTACCAACACATTtagtagtatacatttgtatgttctgcgcacttttgactgcggagattgtaaaattttaaggaggatttttcccctcaaactttttttttctccgctgtaccagtaaaaaacactgattcccaaaaaccataatgtatgttctgcgcacttttgactgcggagatttttaaaatttaaggtatAGTTTCCGCctttaaccaattattttttcccctgttacacataaagtttaaacagtgtATACAACACACTtcaacactatttatttcccTTGTAAGTTAAACATTCAGGTTACActgtaatttcattttttttaaataaattatagataaaagtcgttttattgaattcatcCCAGTTCAGACAGTTCAGTTAATATTCAACCATCGTTCAATCAGGTTCTGTTAGTTTTAATcaagtttaattcatttaagttttttttattttattttttataaaaaatgaattttcaacaaattaacaacagTTTTTGTTCACTTGTTTCGTTAGTACGAAACAATGCATATCCTACATATCCAGAATTCACTACATTTATATCAAGAttgaaaacattcaatttatttccgtTGACTTCATCTCAAGATAAATACTCATTAGCTGAAAgcggttttatatattcagggaaaaaagatattgttgaatgtttttgCTGCGGTATTATATTGCATCGTTGGGAAAAAGAAGATAATCCATGGATTGAACATTCAAGATGGAATCCgaaatgtgtttttgtattattatcaaaaggaaatcagtttgttgaaaatgtagtaaaaaaatatggtaagatTATCGATATTTGTGATTGTGATTGTGGATCAAGGTCATATGATACTGTTGTTtagttcattaaataaatatttattatttttttttttaactttttatatttcaataaaaaaaaatctgaatttaataaacttaaatgtgttaataacttatttaatacctcGTGAACGTATAGCCTAGTGGGATAAAtcgtctaatttaaatttaatatgttaatgatttttaaaaaatgtttcaggtTCTATcgaattaggtaggtaagtataataattctttactGTTTATCCAACTAGACACTATacgttcacatttttttttcttttttaaccttacatttgtttagtatataacatgtatggaTAAACAAAACTTGTTAGTTTGAGCTAAGCTGTCTAATgatcatattcatatttctagaaaaaaatactgttactgtttttttttattttatcaatatgaatCCATCAATCGTTGTATCAAAATCTGTGTTCGATATTCGTCCTTTTAGTAAGAAAAGTGTAACCGTTGGACTTCTAGTTAATaagcaaatttcaattattatattattagaatgtaaattaactaaaaaagttgtaaCGTTAGATCTTGATCAGTGGTGTAAGTTAATGtgcgaaaacaattttaatacaattatcgaaaatttgcatactcgTTGTAAACGTGTTGAGAtagctgataattttttctactctGTTAATGTAAACCAAtcaactatagttttatattctaatgataattatataacattatctcaTATTGATCTTCATCGTTTGAAACAATTACAACATTGTATtgacttgtatatttttgaaaaacagaaaaaattggAATCATACCAAAAAACGTTTGATACAGCTTATACGTTAATTAAGTCTGACGTAAATGGGTTACCATCATCTTGTCAACGAAACGaatttacaaatcaatatattcaaaattatgatttcagcTACAGCAATATACAAAGTGAAGATTGTTCATTTATGTACgagttattacaatttcattttaattcattgtcgaacatgatattacaagatttagtgatgtaatataaaaaaagtttcttaatttattttaatttatcgttcttgtaaaaaaaaaaaaaatgtgaaattaataCCACTTGTATActaactttcaatatttttatttttatttttttttatttttatttttatttttatttttattttaacctataaatgaattattatttttttttttttatctaaataataaaaaataaatataaatataaaaaatttttttttattaaataaaattaatccaacACCATAtcctattacatacattttataagtttattttttttggtctGTGTCTGAGAAGTTTCTTGGCGGGATGTCGCATCTATTTGTCGAAAACAGATTGAATGAGCGTCACCATTTCTTTGGCTGTAGTTAAATCATACGGATGCTGTCCtgttaaagatattttgagTGAGCATTCAGCATGCTTCCATCTAaaaaagttaggttaggttaaattaaattttattataaatatttcactttagttaaatatatatatatatatatatatatattattattattattattacctatcttgCAGAGCAAAATTAGCAATTTTAGCACATTTATAATGTGCTATAGTCCAGTAATCTACAGCCGTATTGTCTACAGGTGTCTTAACCGTTAATGAACAATCatccttttttatattcaaggtGTTCTCTGCATCGGTTGGTATAGTTGCATctgttattaaatctaatattttgtctgtataacaaatagcagtgctctataaaataataattaaattatatttttttactttttcgtaatatgtcataaatttatataactcaccTTTTTCGTCTTTTTCGATACTGGTTTCTTC
This window contains:
- the LOC126554208 gene encoding death-associated inhibitor of apoptosis 1-like isoform X8, translated to MNFQQINNSFCSLVSLVRNNAYPTYPEFTTFISRLKTFNLFPLTSSQDKYSLAESGFIYSGKKDIVECFCCGIILHRWEKEDNPWIEHSRWNPKCVFVLLSKGNQFVENVVKKYATAIYKVKIVHLCTSYYNFILIHCRT
- the LOC126554208 gene encoding death-associated inhibitor of apoptosis 1-like isoform X12, with amino-acid sequence MNFQQINNSFCSLVSLVRNNAYPTYPEFTTFISRLKTFNLFPLTSSQDKYSLAESGFIYSGKKDIVECFCCGIILHRWEKEDNPWIEHSRWNPKCVFVLLSKGNQFVENVVKKYEKIGIIPKNV
- the LOC126554208 gene encoding death-associated inhibitor of apoptosis 1-like isoform X6; the encoded protein is MNFQQINNSFCSLVSLVRNNAYPTYPEFTTFISRLKTFNLFPLTSSQDKYSLAESGFIYSGKKDIVECFCCGIILHRWEKEDNPWIEHSRWNPKCVFVLLSKGNQFVENVVKKYGSIELATAIYKVKIVHLCTSYYNFILIHCRT
- the LOC126554208 gene encoding death-associated inhibitor of apoptosis 1-like isoform X3, encoding MNFQQINNSFCSLVSLVRNNAYPTYPEFTTFISRLKTFNLFPLTSSQDKYSLAESGFIYSGKKDIVECFCCGIILHRWEKEDNPWIEHSRWNPKCVFVLLSKGNQFVENVVKKYGSIELGSYSNIQSEDCSFMYELLQFHFNSLSNMILQDLVM
- the LOC126554208 gene encoding death-associated inhibitor of apoptosis 1-like isoform X10 codes for the protein MNFQQINNSFCSLVSLVRNNAYPTYPEFTTFISRLKTFNLFPLTSSQDKYSLAESGFIYSGKKDIVECFCCGIILHRWEKEDNPWIEHSRWNPKCVFVLLSKGNQFVENVVKKYGSIELGRKNWNHTKKRLIQLIR